A DNA window from Mastomys coucha isolate ucsf_1 unplaced genomic scaffold, UCSF_Mcou_1 pScaffold21, whole genome shotgun sequence contains the following coding sequences:
- the LOC116100694 gene encoding olfactory receptor 51G1, with translation MVILYNSSLHKATFFLTGFQGLEEFHGWISIPFCSIYLTVILGNLTILHVIRTDATLHEPMYYFLAMLALTDLGLCLSTLPTVLGIFWFDAREIGIPACFTQLFFIHTLSLVESSVLLSMSFDRYVAICNPLRYSTILTTRRIVKMGLSSVLRSALLILPLPFLLKRFHYCRSHVLAHAYCLHLEIMKLACSSIIVNHIYGLFVVACTVGVDFLLIFLSYTLILHAVLGKASRQERLRALNTCISHICAVLLFYIPMIGLSLVHRFGEHLPRIVHLLMSYVYLLVPPLMNPIVYSIKTKQIRQRIIKKFEFIK, from the coding sequence ATGGTCATCCTTTACAACAGCAGCCTCCACAAAGCCACTTTCTTCCTGACAGGCTTTCAAGGTCTGGAAGAATTCCACGGCTGGATCTCCATTCCCTTCTGCTCCATCTACTTAACTGTGATTTTAGGAAACCTTACCATCCTCCACGTCATCCGGACTGATGCCACTCTCCATGAACCTATGTACTATTTCTTGGCTATGCTGGCCCTCACAGACCTGGGACTCTGCCTCTCTACGCTGCCCACTGTGTTGGGAATCTTCTGGTTTGATGCCAGAGAGATCGGGATTCCTGCCTGCTTTACTCAGCTATTCTTCATCCACACCTTGTCTTTAGTGGAGTCATCGGTTCTACTGTCTATGTCCTTCGACCGCTATGTAGCAATTTGCAACCCACTGCGTTATTCTACCATCTTGACAACCAGAAGGATTGTGAAGATGGGGCTGAGCTCAGTGCTCAGAAGTGCACTCCTCATTCTCCCATTACCATTCCTCCTTAAACGCTTCCATTATTGTCGCTCCCACGTGTTAGCCCATGCGTACTGTCTACATCTGGAGATCATGAAACTAGCCTGCTCCAGCATCATTGTCAATCATATCTATGGGCTCTTTGTTGTGGCTTGCACCGTGGGTGTAGACTTCCTGCTCATATTCCTCTCATACACCCTCATCCTCCATGCTGTACTAGGTAAAGCCTCCCGTCAGGAGCGCCTCCGTGCTCTCAATACCTGTATCTCTCATATCTGTGCAGTATTGCTATTCTACATCCCCATGATTGGCTTATCCCTTGTGCATCGCTTTGGTGAGCACCTTCCACGCATTGTACATCTTCTGATGTCTTATGTGTATCTGTTGGTACCACCCCTCATGAACCCCATTGTCTATAGCATCAAGACTAAGCAAATTCGCCAGCGTATCATTAAGAAGTTTGAGTTTATAAAGTAA
- the LOC116100693 gene encoding olfactory receptor 51G2 — translation MTPVSLRNDSMSSTFLLSGIPGLEHMHIWISLPLCLMYLVSILGNCTILFIIKTEPSLHEPMYLFLSMLALTDLGLSLCTLPTVLGIFWVGARDISHDACFTQLFFIHCLSFLESSVLLSMAFDRFVAICRPLHYASILTHTVIGRIGLASLGRSVALIFPLPFMLKRFPYCGSLVLSHSYCLHQEVMKLACADIKANSIYGMFVIVSTVGVDSLLILFSYALILRTVLSIASRAERLKALNTCVSHISAVLLFYTPMIGLSVIHRFGKQAPHLVQVVMGFVYLLFPPVMNPIVYSVKTKQIRDRVTHAFCH, via the coding sequence ATGACTCCAGTATCCCTAAGAAATGATAGCATGTCTTCTACCTTCTTGCTGagtggcatccctgggctggagcaCATGCATATCTGGATCTCCCTCCCACTCTGTCTCATGTACCTGGTTTCCATTCTGGGTAACTGCACAATTCTTTTTATCATTAAGACAGAGCCCTCACTTCATGAGCCCATGTACCTTTTCCTGTCCATGCTGGCTCTGACTGACTTGGGTCTCTCTCTTTGTACCCTCCCTACAGTGCTGGGCATCTTTTGGGTGGGAGCACGAGACATTAGCCATGATGCTTGCTTTACCCAACTCTTTTTCATCCACTGCTTATCCTTCTTGGAATCCTCTGTGCTCCTCTCTATGGCCTTTGATCGCTTTGTGGCCATCTGTCGCCCTTTGCACTATGCTTCCATTCTCACCCACACAGTGATTGGCAGAATAggtctggcctctctgggccgtAGTGTTGCCCTCATTTTCCCATTGCCTTTCATGCTCAAACGATTCCCTTATTGTGGCTCCCTAGTTCTCTCACATTCCTATTGTCTCCACCAAGAAGTAATGAAACTGGCCTGTGCAGACATCAAGGCAAACAGTATCTATGGCATGTTCGTCATTGTTTCTACAGTGGGAGTAGACTCTCTGCTCATCCTCTTCTCCTATGCACTTATTCTGCGCACTGTGTTGTCCATTGCCTCAAGGGCTGAAAGACTCAAAGCTCTCAATACATGTGTTTCACACATCTCTGCTGTGCTCCTGTTCTATACTCCCATGATTGGATTGTCTGTAATCCACCGCTTTGGAAAACAGGCACCCCATCTAGTCCAGGTGGTCATGGGCTTTGTGtatctccttttccctcctgtgATGAACCCCATTGTCTATAGTGTCAAAACCAAACAGATACGGGATAGGGTAACCCATGCCTTTTGCCACTAG
- the LOC116100691 gene encoding olfactory receptor 51A7-like, producing the protein MLVESSIMSILNSSEIEITTFFLIGIPGLEYAHVWISIPICLMYLVAILGNCTILFVIRTEPSLHAPMYYFLSMLAISDLGLSLSSLPTMLRIFVFNATGISPNACFAQEFFIHGFTDMESSVLLIMSFDRFLAIRNPLRYSSILTSARVAKMGLVFLIKSMLLVLPFPFTLKRLAYCRKSLLSHSYCLHQDVMKLACSDNTVNFFYGFFVALCMMSDSLFIAVSYVFILKTVMGIGSHKERLKALNTCVSHICAVLIFYVPIIALASMHRFGKHKSPMAMILIADIFLLVPPLMNPIVYCVKTRQIREKVLGKLGLK; encoded by the coding sequence ATGCTTGTGGAGTCTTCTATCATGTCCATTCTCAATTCTTCAGAAATTGAGATTACCACGTTCTTCCTGATTGGAATTCCAGGCCTGGAGTATGCTCATGTGTGGATTTCCATTCCCATTTGCCTCATGTACTTGGTGGCCATCCTGGGCAACTGTACCATCCTCTTTGTGATCAGGACTGAACCCTCACTCCATGCTCCCATGTACTATTTCCTTTCCATGTTGGCCATCTCTGACTTGGGcctgtccctctcctctctccctacaATGCTCCGGATCTTTGTGTTCAATGCCACAGGAATCTCCCCAAATGCCTGCTTTGCTCAAGAATTCTTTATCCATGGCTTCACAGACATGGAGTCCTCTGTGCTTCTGATCATGTCTTTTGACCGCTTTTTGGCCATCCGCAACCCCCTCAGATACAGCTCTATCCTCACCAGTGCAAGAGTTGCCAAAATGGGACTGGTGTTTCTCATTAAAAGCATGCTCCTAGTGCTCCCATTTCCTTTCACTCTGAAAAGACTGGCATATTGCCGGAAAAGCCTCCTTTCTCATTCCTATTGTCTCCATCAGGATGTCATGAAGCTGGCCTGCTCCGACAACACAGTCAActttttctatggtttctttGTTGCACTCTGTATGATGTCAGACAGTTTGTTCATTGCTGTCTCCTACGTGTTCATCCTGAAGACTGTGATGGGCATCGGATCCCATAAAGAGCGCCTCAAGGCCCTCAATACCTGTGTCTCCCACATCTGTGCTGTGCTCATCTTCTATGTACCCATCATTGCTTTAGCATCCATGCACCGCTTTGGCAAGCACAAGTCACCCATGGCCATGATCCTTATTGCTGACATCTTCTTGCTAGTGCCACCTTTGATGAATCCCATTGTGTACTGTGTAAAGACACGGCAAATTCGTGAAAAGGTTCTAGGAAAACTAggtctgaaataa
- the LOC116100692 gene encoding LOW QUALITY PROTEIN: olfactory receptor 51A7 (The sequence of the model RefSeq protein was modified relative to this genomic sequence to represent the inferred CDS: inserted 1 base in 1 codon): protein MSVFNNSEVKYFLLIGIPGLEYAHAWISIPIFLMYLIAIMGXFHFVIKTEPSFHEPMYYFLTMLAVSDMGLSFSSLPTMLKIFFFNAMGISLNACFAQEFFIHVFTAMESSVLLIMSLDRFLAIHNPLRYSSILTGSRVAKIGLILAFRSTVLVLPFPFTLRKLKYCQKNLLSHSYCLHQDVMKLACSDNKINFIYGFFVALCTMLDFALILISYVLILKTVLSIASLAERLKALNTCVSHICAVFIFYVPIITLAAIHRFAKHKSPVLVALIADMFLLVPPLMNPIVYCIKTRQIREKVLGKLFNVCVR from the exons ATGTCTGTTTTCAACAACTCCGAGGTCAAGTATTTTCTTCTAATTGGGATACCAGGACTGGAATATGCCCACGCATGGATCTCCATCCCCATCTTCCTCATGTACCTTATTGCCATCATGg tttttcattttgtcatcAAGACAGAGCCCTCCTTTCATGAGCCCATGTATTATTTTCTTACCATGTTGGCTGTCTCTGATATGGGCttgtccttctcttcccttcctacaATGCTTAAAATCTTCTTTTTCAATGCCATGGGAATCTCACTCAATGCCTGTTTTGCCCAAGAGTTCTTTATCCATGTATTCACTGCCATGGAGTCCTCTGTGCTTCTGATTATGTCTTTGGATCGCTTTCTTGCCATTCACAACCCTTTAAGATACAGTTCTATCCTCACTGGCAGCAGAGTTGCTAAAATAGGGCTAATTTTAGCCTTCAGGAGCACAGTTTTGGTGCTTCCATTCCCTTTCACACTAAGGAAACTGAAATACTGTCAAAAGAATCTCCTCTCTCACTCATACTGCCTTCATCAGGATGTTATGAAACTGGCCTGCTCTGATAACAAGATCAACTTCATCTATGGCTTCTTTGTGGCTCTTTGTACCATGCTGGACTTTGCCTTGATTCTTATATCTTATGTGCTGATCTTGAAGACAGTTCTCAGTATTGCATCTCTAGCAGAAAGGCTTAAGGCCCTAAATACCTGTGTCTCCCACATCTGTGCTGTGTTCATCTTCTATGTGCCCATCATCACCCTGGCTGCCATACATCGCTTTGCCAAGCACAAAAGCCCAGTTCTTGTAGCCCTTATTGCAGATATGTTCTTGTTGGTACCACCCCTGATGAACCCCATTGTGTACTGTATAAAGACTCGACAAATCCGGGAGAAGGTCTTGGGAAAGTTGTTTAACGTATGTGTGAGATAA
- the LOC116100690 gene encoding olfactory receptor 51T1 has product MLIFNNTTSPSSFSFLLTAFPGLELAHIWISIPVCGLYAIALLGNSIILFVIIIERSLHKPMYYFLSMLSVVDLGLTITTLPTVLGVLWFHAREISIKVCLIQMFFVHVFSFLESSVLVAMAFDRYLAICSPLKYATFLTDMMSFVIGLIICIRQVVFMFPSVMAVKSVSFQGGQELSHPFCFHPDIIKFSYTNPWISSFWGMFLQLYLNGTDLLFILFSYVLILRTVLNIVAPQKQQKALSTCVCHICAVTIFYVPMITLSLAHRLFSSTPRVICSILANMYLLLPPVLNPIIYSLKTKVIRQAIFRLFRFKGSRGDSLRSLRGRWDRRRQFSST; this is encoded by the coding sequence ATGCTGATCTTCAATAACACCACGTCCCCCTCCTCCTTCAGCTTCCTCCTTACAGCcttccctggcctggaacttgctcacaTCTGGATCTCCATTCCTGTTTGTGGTCTCTACGCCATTGCACTCTTGGGAAACAGTATTATTTTGTTTGTCATTATCATTGAACGGAGTCTGCACAAGCCCATGTACTATTTTCTCTccatgctttctgttgttgatctAGGTCTGACGATCACAACCCTTCCCACAGTCCTTGGTGTTCTTTGGTTCCATGCCCGGGAGATTAGCATTAAAGTGTGCCTCATTCAAATGTTCTTTGTGCATGTCTTCTCCTTCCTGGAGTCTTCAGTGTTGGTGGCCATGGCTTTTGACCGCTACTTAGCCATCTGCAGCCCTCTGAAGTATGCTACTTTCCTCACAGACATGATGAGCTTTGTGATTGGACTGATCATCTGTATAAGACAGGTGGTTTTCATGTTTCCCTCAGTTATGGCTGTGAAGAGTGTGTCCTTCCAAGGAGGCCAAGAGCTTTCCCACCCATTTTGCTTCCATCCAGATATAATCAAATTCTCATACACCAACCCCTGGATCAGCAGTTTCTGGGGAATGTTTCTTCAGCTCTACCTGAATGGCACTGACTTATTGTTCATCCTTTTCTCCTACGTCCTGATCCTTCGCACTGTTCTGAACATCGTGGCccctcaaaaacaacagaaagctcttAGCACATGTGTCTGTCACATCTGTGCTGTGACCATTTTCTATGTGCCAATGATCACCCTGTCTCTGGCACACCGTCTCTTCAGTTCTACCCCCAGGGTGATCTGTAGTATTTTGGCCAATATGTATCTGCTCTTGCCACCTGTGCTGAATCCTATCATTTACAGCTTGAAGACCAAGGTTATTCGGCAAGCCATATTCCGGCTGTTCCGATTTAAAGGTTCAAGGGGTGACAGTCTGAGGAGCCTTAGAGGAAGGTGGGATAGAAGGAGACAATTTTCTAGTACATGA